A stretch of the Borreliella spielmanii genome encodes the following:
- a CDS encoding M16 family metallopeptidase, which produces MNYQRIKNYFKFLSVFLFFLFSCVSNELKLDKSLLKGKLVNGLRYYIYKNQTPKNAVNMGIVFNVGSLNEEDNERGIAHYLEHMAFNGTKDYPGNSIIDVLKKFGMQFGADINAATSFDFTYYRLDLSDGNNKDEIDESINILRNWASQISFMKEEIDLERNIIIEEKKLGETYPSRIYEKMYKFLTSGSIYEFRNPIGLEEQILSFQPEDFKKFYRKWYRPELASVVVVGDINPIEIEEKIKKQFIFWENPTDKINKVKVSLDVEFKDKFLLLEDLEVGEPSLMFFKKEVINSVKTKDDVLNSIKRSLLAALFENRFSELNTAGVKYFKNVLNKDFFSFKSDKNTIVARSISLNFNPDYLNEGIEDFFYELERIRKFGFTQGEFEKVKAQFFKSLGLRKNNINKTNSWAIFQDLIENAIDGSDKFDMSEYCDLSIQFLEKIDLKTINNLVEREFDVKNCAIFYSYYARLHPTLTFEDINNLQKIALKREFKSYENSSIEGKFFKKSLDNKDIIRENEFENEISSFVLENGVEVYFKYNDQKKGVIDFRATSWGGLINEEDSKLIPVLTFAPGVVSGSGCGDYSALQIEKYLSDKAVSLSVSVGAQESYIAGSSDKKDLQTLFELIYFAFKEPKIDEVFLQNSINNIKALIKSNENSSKYHFKKAISKFLNNNDPRFEDAKESDLKYFTKENILSFYKKRFTYANNFKFVFVGDSDIQTIKAYSKKYLGNLSFKKISEYKDLDYSYSKNFNKIVVRKGKDSTSFAYVIYPFKFNYLAETTLNLNALADLLTDGLIKNIREKMSSVYAIQASFDSNSRKNVDSDGILSIFFTTEPKELDNVLNSINSYMIERQKIDFNDIDFSFVKKNYIKNTKINSEKNSYWISNISTALSWYGVFKNNFGVKFIETNLSKNLINEFFKKINLEERAEILLMPE; this is translated from the coding sequence ATGAATTATCAAAGAATTAAAAATTATTTTAAGTTTTTAAGTGTTTTTCTATTTTTTTTGTTTTCCTGTGTTTCTAATGAGTTAAAGTTAGATAAAAGCTTGCTAAAGGGGAAACTTGTTAATGGCTTGAGGTATTATATTTATAAAAATCAAACTCCAAAGAATGCTGTTAATATGGGGATTGTTTTTAATGTAGGGTCTCTTAATGAAGAGGATAATGAGAGGGGCATAGCTCATTATCTTGAACATATGGCTTTTAATGGCACAAAAGATTATCCGGGAAATTCTATTATTGATGTTCTTAAAAAATTTGGAATGCAATTTGGTGCTGATATTAATGCTGCTACTAGTTTTGATTTCACTTATTATAGGCTTGATTTGTCAGATGGTAATAATAAAGATGAGATTGATGAATCTATAAATATTTTAAGGAACTGGGCTTCTCAAATTAGTTTCATGAAAGAAGAGATAGATCTGGAGCGTAATATTATTATTGAGGAAAAAAAGCTTGGTGAAACTTATCCTAGCAGGATTTATGAAAAAATGTATAAGTTTTTGACAAGTGGAAGTATTTATGAATTTAGAAATCCTATTGGTCTTGAAGAACAGATTTTGTCTTTTCAACCAGAAGATTTTAAAAAATTTTATCGAAAGTGGTACAGACCAGAACTTGCAAGTGTTGTTGTGGTAGGAGATATTAATCCTATAGAAATTGAAGAGAAAATAAAAAAACAATTTATTTTTTGGGAAAATCCAACTGATAAAATCAATAAAGTAAAAGTAAGTTTAGATGTAGAGTTTAAAGATAAGTTTTTACTTTTAGAAGATTTGGAAGTAGGAGAGCCTAGTTTAATGTTTTTTAAAAAGGAAGTTATTAACTCTGTCAAGACCAAAGATGATGTTTTAAATTCTATTAAAAGGTCTTTATTGGCTGCTCTTTTTGAAAATAGATTTTCTGAATTAAATACTGCTGGGGTAAAATATTTTAAAAATGTTTTAAATAAAGATTTTTTTTCATTTAAATCAGATAAGAATACTATTGTTGCAAGATCAATTTCCTTAAACTTTAATCCAGATTATTTGAACGAAGGAATAGAAGACTTTTTTTATGAGCTTGAGAGAATAAGAAAATTTGGATTTACCCAGGGGGAGTTTGAGAAAGTTAAAGCTCAATTTTTCAAATCTTTAGGATTAAGGAAAAATAATATAAATAAAACAAATTCATGGGCTATTTTTCAAGATTTAATAGAAAATGCTATTGATGGTTCTGACAAATTTGATATGAGTGAGTATTGCGATCTTTCTATTCAATTTTTGGAAAAAATTGACTTAAAGACAATAAATAATCTAGTAGAAAGAGAGTTTGATGTGAAAAATTGTGCAATTTTTTATTCTTATTATGCAAGATTACACCCTACTTTGACTTTTGAAGATATTAATAATCTTCAAAAGATAGCTTTAAAAAGAGAGTTTAAATCTTATGAAAATTCTTCAATTGAAGGTAAATTTTTTAAGAAGTCTTTAGATAATAAAGATATTATTAGAGAAAATGAGTTTGAAAATGAAATTTCATCATTTGTTCTTGAAAATGGAGTTGAAGTTTATTTCAAATATAATGATCAAAAAAAGGGTGTAATTGATTTTAGAGCAACTTCTTGGGGTGGTTTAATCAATGAAGAGGATTCAAAACTTATTCCCGTTTTAACTTTTGCGCCTGGGGTAGTATCTGGTTCAGGATGCGGAGATTATTCTGCATTACAGATTGAAAAATATTTATCAGACAAAGCTGTTTCTTTAAGTGTTAGTGTTGGAGCTCAAGAATCATATATTGCTGGAAGTTCAGATAAAAAAGATCTTCAAACTCTTTTTGAGCTTATATATTTTGCTTTTAAGGAACCCAAAATAGATGAAGTTTTTTTACAAAATTCTATTAATAATATAAAAGCATTAATAAAGAGTAATGAAAATAGTTCTAAATATCATTTTAAAAAAGCTATTAGTAAATTTTTAAACAATAATGATCCTAGATTTGAAGATGCAAAAGAGAGTGATTTAAAATATTTTACAAAAGAAAATATTTTATCTTTTTATAAGAAAAGGTTTACTTATGCAAATAATTTTAAGTTTGTTTTTGTTGGAGATTCAGATATTCAGACAATAAAAGCTTATTCAAAGAAATATTTAGGCAATCTTAGCTTTAAAAAAATCAGTGAGTATAAAGATTTAGATTACTCTTACAGTAAAAATTTTAACAAAATAGTTGTAAGGAAGGGAAAAGATTCAACTAGCTTTGCTTATGTGATTTACCCTTTTAAATTTAATTATTTAGCAGAGACCACATTAAATTTAAATGCTTTAGCGGATCTTTTAACGGATGGCCTTATAAAAAATATTAGAGAAAAAATGTCTAGTGTTTATGCAATTCAAGCTTCTTTTGACTCTAATTCGAGGAAAAATGTAGATTCCGACGGTATTTTATCTATTTTTTTTACTACTGAGCCTAAGGAATTGGATAATGTTTTAAATTCTATTAATAGCTATATGATTGAAAGGCAAAAAATAGATTTTAATGATATAGATTTTTCTTTTGTTAAGAAAAATTATATTAAAAATACAAAGATAAATTCGGAGAAGAATAGTTATTGGATTTCAAATATATCAACAGCATTATCCTGGTATGGAGTATTTAAAAATAATTTTGGGGTTAAGTTTATAGAAACTAATTTAAGCAAAAATTTGATAAATGAATTTTTTAAGAAAATTAATCTTGAAGAAAGAGCTGAGATATTATTAATGCCTGAATAG
- a CDS encoding tetratricopeptide repeat protein — protein sequence MKFSFLLQITLILLSNSSLLFGQSSQLKEKEDSLLLYREGKFKEAILNTLEEIRLNPNNLDARAILIWSLIAIGEYKRAEKEANIGLGIKKYDIRIIQALGEAYFFQKNYENALKYFQEYISLDSKGARIIKVYNLIADSLYELKRYNEADFAYENALRFAPNNQNLLIKLAKSRINAKNKILAEEALIKLLTISPNNLEAKNLLEELKKSNNKP from the coding sequence ATGAAATTTTCTTTTCTACTACAAATAACTTTAATTCTACTATCCAATTCAAGCTTATTATTCGGACAATCCTCCCAACTTAAAGAAAAAGAAGACTCCCTCCTTCTCTATAGAGAAGGAAAATTTAAAGAAGCTATTTTAAACACGTTAGAAGAAATTCGGCTAAATCCTAACAACTTAGATGCTAGGGCAATATTGATATGGAGCTTAATAGCTATAGGAGAATACAAAAGAGCCGAAAAAGAGGCAAATATTGGTCTTGGTATTAAAAAATATGACATAAGAATTATTCAAGCACTAGGAGAAGCTTATTTTTTCCAAAAAAATTATGAAAATGCATTAAAATACTTTCAAGAATATATTAGCCTTGATTCTAAAGGAGCAAGAATAATAAAAGTTTATAACTTGATTGCAGATTCTTTATATGAGTTAAAAAGATATAATGAAGCAGATTTTGCATACGAAAATGCATTAAGATTTGCTCCTAATAACCAAAATCTATTGATAAAATTAGCAAAATCAAGAATAAATGCAAAAAATAAAATATTAGCAGAAGAAGCGTTAATTAAACTTCTTACAATCTCTCCTAATAATCTAGAAGCAAAAAATTTACTAGAGGAATTAAAAAAAAGCAATAATAAACCTTGA